The Skermanella pratensis genome has a window encoding:
- the clpA gene encoding ATP-dependent Clp protease ATP-binding subunit ClpA — translation MLSRNLEQSLHRALAYANERRHEYATLEHLLLALTEDQDAVAVLRACGVNLDKLRSELGEYLDNELSNLITNRPEDAKPTAGFQRVLQRAAIHVQSSGREEVTGANVLVALFSERESHAVYYLQEQEMTRFDAVNYISHGIAKAPGRNETKRVSGADDDAAAEKVVKKGTEALEAYCVNLNKKAASGKIDPLIGREQEVERTIQILCRRSKNNPLYVGDPGVGKTAIAEGLARRIVHGEVPDVLENATIFSLDMGSLLAGTRYRGDFEERLKAVLSELEAMEGAILFIDEIHTVIGAGATSGGAMDASNLLKPALASGALRCVGSTTYKEYRNYFEKDRALVRRFQKIDVNEPSIEDAVKILRGLKPYYEKYHRIRYTNEAIRSAVELSARYIGDRKLPDKAIDIIDEVGAAQMLVPESRRKKTISVKDVEAVVAKIARIPPKSVSRDDREVLLNLERDLRTMVFGQDKAIEALSSAIKLARAGLRDPEKPIGNYLFSGPTGVGKTEAARQLSMTLGIELIRFDMSEYMERHTVSRLIGAPPGYVGFDQGGLLTDAIDQHPHAVLLLDEIEKAHPDLFNILLQVMDHGKLTDHNGKTVDFRNVILIMTTNAGASDMAKPAIGFERSARVGEDMEAINRMFTPEFRNRLDAIIPFSALSPEVISLVVDKFVIQLEAQLTDRGVTIELTDEAREWLGKKGYDPLYGARPLGRVIQENIKKPLAEELLFGKLAKGGTVKVTVVDDKLTFTYPDPPPTDNEEEKVPEMVG, via the coding sequence ATGCTCTCGCGTAATCTCGAGCAATCGCTGCACCGAGCCTTAGCCTACGCCAACGAGCGCCGTCACGAATACGCCACGCTTGAGCATCTCCTGCTCGCGCTCACGGAAGACCAGGATGCGGTAGCCGTCCTGCGGGCGTGCGGCGTGAACCTCGACAAGCTGCGCTCGGAGCTTGGCGAGTACCTCGACAACGAGCTTTCGAATCTGATCACAAACCGTCCCGAGGACGCGAAGCCGACTGCCGGCTTCCAGCGGGTGCTGCAGCGGGCGGCGATCCACGTACAAAGTTCCGGTCGCGAAGAAGTGACGGGAGCGAATGTGCTGGTGGCGCTGTTCTCTGAACGCGAGAGCCATGCGGTCTATTACCTGCAGGAGCAGGAAATGACCCGGTTCGACGCGGTGAACTATATTTCTCACGGGATCGCGAAGGCGCCGGGCCGCAACGAAACGAAGCGGGTATCAGGAGCTGACGACGACGCTGCGGCGGAGAAGGTCGTGAAGAAAGGCACTGAAGCTCTCGAGGCATATTGTGTCAACCTCAACAAGAAGGCGGCCAGCGGGAAGATCGATCCGCTGATCGGGCGGGAGCAGGAGGTCGAGCGGACCATCCAGATCCTGTGCCGCCGCTCCAAGAACAACCCGCTTTACGTGGGTGATCCCGGCGTCGGCAAGACCGCCATCGCCGAGGGCCTGGCCCGCCGGATCGTCCATGGCGAAGTCCCGGACGTTTTGGAGAACGCGACCATCTTCTCGCTCGACATGGGATCGCTGCTGGCCGGCACCCGGTACCGCGGCGACTTCGAGGAGCGGCTGAAGGCGGTCCTGTCCGAACTCGAGGCGATGGAAGGCGCCATCCTCTTCATCGACGAGATCCACACCGTGATCGGTGCCGGTGCGACCTCGGGTGGTGCGATGGACGCGTCCAACCTGCTGAAGCCGGCGCTTGCCAGCGGCGCGCTGCGGTGCGTCGGTTCGACGACCTACAAGGAATACCGCAACTACTTCGAGAAGGACCGGGCGCTGGTCCGGCGCTTCCAGAAGATCGACGTCAACGAGCCGTCGATCGAGGACGCGGTCAAGATCCTGCGGGGCCTGAAGCCGTACTACGAGAAGTACCACCGGATCCGCTACACCAACGAGGCGATCCGTTCGGCGGTCGAACTGTCGGCGCGCTACATCGGCGACCGCAAGCTGCCGGACAAGGCCATCGATATCATCGACGAGGTGGGCGCCGCCCAGATGCTGGTGCCGGAGTCGCGGCGCAAGAAGACCATCTCGGTCAAGGACGTCGAGGCGGTGGTCGCCAAGATCGCCCGGATCCCGCCCAAGAGCGTGTCGCGCGACGACCGCGAGGTGCTGCTGAACCTGGAGCGCGACCTGCGCACCATGGTGTTCGGCCAGGACAAGGCGATCGAGGCCCTGTCCTCGGCGATCAAGCTGGCCCGTGCCGGCCTGCGCGATCCGGAGAAGCCGATCGGCAACTACCTGTTCAGCGGCCCGACCGGCGTCGGCAAGACCGAGGCGGCTCGCCAGCTCAGCATGACGCTGGGGATCGAGCTGATCCGGTTCGACATGTCCGAGTACATGGAGCGGCATACCGTGTCGCGCCTGATCGGCGCGCCTCCCGGCTATGTCGGGTTCGACCAGGGCGGCCTGCTGACCGACGCGATCGACCAGCATCCGCACGCGGTCCTGCTGCTCGACGAGATCGAGAAGGCCCACCCGGACCTGTTCAACATCCTGCTGCAGGTGATGGACCACGGCAAGCTGACCGATCACAACGGCAAGACGGTCGATTTCCGCAACGTGATCCTGATCATGACCACGAACGCGGGCGCCTCCGACATGGCGAAGCCGGCGATCGGGTTCGAGCGGTCGGCCCGGGTCGGCGAGGACATGGAGGCGATCAACCGGATGTTCACGCCGGAGTTCCGCAACCGGCTGGACGCCATCATCCCGTTCTCCGCGCTGTCGCCGGAGGTCATCAGCCTGGTCGTCGACAAGTTCGTCATCCAGCTGGAGGCCCAGCTCACGGACCGCGGCGTGACGATCGAGCTGACCGACGAGGCCCGGGAGTGGCTCGGCAAGAAGGGCTACGATCCTCTCTATGGCGCCCGGCCGCTCGGCCGCGTGATCCAGGAGAACATCAAGAAGCCGTTGGCCGAGGAACTGCTGTTCGGCAAGCTCGCCAAGGGCGGCACCGTCAAGGTGACCGTGGTGGACGACAAGCTGACCTTCACCTATCCCGATCCGCCTCCGACGGACAACGAGGAGGAGAAGGTTCCCGAGATGGTGGGATGA
- the clpS gene encoding ATP-dependent Clp protease adapter ClpS — protein MADSDKHGDEGTVTGVVVKAKPKTKKPSMYKVLMLNDDYTPMEFVVLVLERFFNKNREEATRIMLHVHRRGVGICGVFTYEVAETKVTQVMDFARQHQHPLQCTLEKD, from the coding sequence ATGGCCGACAGCGACAAGCACGGGGACGAGGGGACCGTGACGGGAGTGGTCGTCAAGGCCAAGCCCAAGACGAAGAAACCCTCTATGTACAAAGTTCTAATGCTGAACGACGACTATACTCCGATGGAGTTCGTCGTTCTGGTGTTGGAGCGATTCTTCAACAAGAACCGCGAGGAAGCCACGCGCATCATGTTGCACGTGCATCGGCGTGGCGTCGGCATCTGCGGAGTTTTCACCTACGAGGTAGCCGAAACGAAGGTCACCCAGGTGATGGACTTTGCCCGCCAACACCAGCATCCTTTGCAATGCACCCTGGAGAAGGATTAG
- a CDS encoding phasin family protein, which produces MATTPTYEQFATVSKEQFEKASAQIAKGYEEYTTFSKANVDALIQAGTVLAKGFEELSKRTLAYSQSSLESGAAAGKAALGVKTVRDLVDLQSSYTKSTLDTALAESAKMSELSVKVANEAFQPINARLNATIEKLGKPLAA; this is translated from the coding sequence ATGGCCACGACCCCGACCTACGAGCAGTTCGCGACCGTCTCCAAGGAGCAGTTCGAGAAGGCATCCGCGCAGATCGCCAAGGGTTACGAGGAATACACCACCTTCAGCAAGGCGAACGTCGATGCCCTGATCCAGGCGGGCACCGTCCTCGCGAAGGGTTTCGAGGAGCTGAGCAAGCGCACGCTGGCCTACTCCCAGTCCTCCCTGGAGAGCGGCGCCGCCGCCGGCAAGGCCGCACTGGGCGTCAAGACCGTCCGCGACCTGGTCGACCTGCAGTCCAGCTACACCAAGTCCACGCTCGACACCGCGCTGGCCGAAAGCGCCAAGATGTCGGAGCTGTCGGTCAAGGTCGCCAACGAGGCGTTCCAGCCGATCAACGCCCGCCTCAACGCCACCATCGAGAAGCTGGGCAAGCCGCTGGCGGCGTAA
- a CDS encoding peptidase gives MTYCLGIKTRDGLIGLSDGRITSGSQLSAARKVTIMGSGGHRFFIMNSGLRSVRDKTLAYLRRDMSKRPTETFSSMLDAVGAFTACLRQVAAEDKEALEASKLHFNLHAIIGGRLSDDREPTMFLVYPEGNWIEVDERTPYLSIGATAYGKPILDRALRYDTSMQTALKLAYLSFDSTRFSSADVGFPIDMVTMTNSDSNWRQAQFDYDDLVDQRQWWNRNLTDLAQRMPDGPWIDKLMPAPQPTLAVVGGDDRE, from the coding sequence ATGACCTATTGCCTCGGCATCAAGACCCGCGATGGCCTGATCGGCCTGTCCGATGGGCGCATCACCAGCGGCTCCCAGCTTTCGGCGGCCCGCAAGGTCACGATCATGGGGTCGGGAGGCCATCGCTTCTTCATCATGAATTCGGGCCTGCGCAGCGTCCGCGACAAGACGCTGGCGTATCTGCGCCGCGACATGTCCAAGCGTCCGACCGAGACATTCTCCAGCATGCTCGACGCGGTCGGCGCCTTCACCGCCTGTCTGCGGCAAGTCGCCGCGGAGGACAAGGAGGCCCTGGAGGCCAGCAAGCTGCACTTCAACCTTCACGCGATCATCGGCGGCCGGCTGTCCGACGACCGCGAGCCGACCATGTTCCTGGTCTATCCCGAAGGCAACTGGATAGAGGTGGACGAGCGCACGCCCTACCTCTCGATCGGGGCGACCGCCTACGGCAAGCCGATCCTGGACCGGGCGCTTCGTTACGACACGTCCATGCAGACGGCGCTGAAACTGGCGTACCTGTCGTTCGACTCGACCCGCTTCAGCTCGGCCGACGTCGGGTTCCCGATCGACATGGTGACGATGACCAACAGCGACAGCAACTGGCGCCAGGCCCAGTTCGACTATGACGACCTGGTCGACCAGCGGCAGTGGTGGAACCGCAACCTGACCGACCTGGCCCAGCGCATGCCGGACGGCCCCTGGATCGACAAGCTGATGCCCGCCCCTCAGCCGACGCTGGCGGTGGTCGGCGGCGACGACCGGGAATAG
- a CDS encoding D-alanyl-D-alanine carboxypeptidase family protein encodes MSNQSRRPGFLTLLVLALSFFLIGPLADPALAQSRYASIVIDAGNGEVLYRANADDPKYPASLTKMMTLYLTFEALEKKRIKLGQSLTVSRKAASQPPTKLDLKPGQRIKVEHAILALVTKSANDAAMVLAEGIGGSESRFATMMNQKARRLGMMQTRFRNPHGLPDERQVSTARDLATLASALIRDHPKYYPYFSRASFTYRGVEHPNHNRLMGAYQGMDGLKTGYIRASGFNLAASAVRQDRRLIAVVMGGDTPAWRDAHLAELLDQGFATPRTPAPLVASLRAPAMPNRKPDTAGGNVEVASLEEVVDSSDLATLAATVSPPLGAAGSAVVAETAVWGVQVGAFSDAGAGRKALDTVSRRLPSLLAQAYPQMIQVTTGSGRLFRARLMGLDETTARNVCASLERAGDDCIMVAPQGL; translated from the coding sequence GTGTCAAATCAGTCCCGCCGACCGGGCTTTCTCACCCTGCTCGTCCTGGCCCTGTCGTTCTTCCTCATCGGCCCCCTGGCGGACCCGGCACTGGCGCAATCGAGATATGCCTCCATCGTGATCGATGCCGGGAACGGGGAGGTCCTGTACCGGGCCAATGCCGACGACCCCAAGTATCCGGCGTCGCTGACCAAGATGATGACCCTCTACCTGACCTTCGAGGCGCTGGAGAAGAAGCGCATCAAGCTCGGGCAGAGCCTGACGGTGTCCCGCAAGGCGGCGTCGCAGCCGCCGACCAAGCTGGACCTCAAGCCCGGCCAGCGGATCAAGGTCGAGCATGCGATCCTGGCGCTGGTGACCAAGTCGGCAAACGATGCCGCCATGGTGCTGGCCGAGGGGATCGGCGGTTCGGAAAGTCGGTTCGCCACCATGATGAACCAGAAGGCACGCCGGCTCGGCATGATGCAGACGAGGTTCCGCAACCCTCACGGTCTGCCGGACGAGCGGCAGGTCTCGACCGCGCGCGACCTCGCGACCCTGGCTTCCGCCCTGATCCGCGACCATCCCAAGTACTATCCCTATTTCAGCCGGGCCAGCTTCACCTATCGCGGCGTGGAGCATCCCAACCATAACCGCCTGATGGGCGCGTACCAGGGCATGGATGGGCTGAAGACCGGCTATATCCGGGCATCGGGCTTCAATCTCGCAGCATCGGCGGTGCGCCAGGACCGGCGCCTGATCGCGGTGGTGATGGGGGGCGATACGCCGGCATGGCGCGACGCCCATCTGGCGGAACTGCTCGACCAGGGCTTCGCCACGCCGCGCACGCCGGCGCCGCTGGTGGCTTCGCTCCGCGCGCCCGCCATGCCGAACCGCAAGCCGGACACCGCCGGCGGCAACGTGGAGGTCGCCAGCCTGGAGGAGGTCGTCGACAGTTCCGACCTCGCGACGCTGGCCGCCACCGTGAGCCCGCCGCTCGGCGCGGCCGGCAGCGCGGTCGTGGCCGAGACCGCCGTCTGGGGCGTGCAGGTCGGCGCCTTCAGCGACGCCGGCGCGGGCCGCAAGGCGCTCGACACGGTGAGCCGCCGCCTGCCCTCGTTGCTCGCCCAGGCCTATCCGCAGATGATCCAGGTGACGACGGGATCCGGCCGCCTGTTCCGCGCCCGCCTTATGGGCCTGGACGAAACCACAGCGCGGAACGTCTGCGCCAGCCTGGAGCGGGCCGGCGACGACTGCATCATGGTGGCGCCCCAGGGGCTGTGA
- a CDS encoding isochorismatase family protein — protein MPDTLFSRTLPIALGRFDPASKPTGLVIVDEVHGFCTVGCGPLAPAAPNAQVARMVAETVALARRFEAAGWPTLAFLDTHVPGKPEPPYPPHCEIGTGQENLVGELEWLADSPSATLIRKDCINGFVGAIEPDGRNRLLDWITGNRLKAVLAVGICTDICVMDFVLTLLSARNHGMAGDLEDIVVYEPGCATYDLPLAVARDLGLPDTAAHPQAETHHMGLYAMASRGAVLAGELD, from the coding sequence ATGCCGGACACCCTCTTCAGCCGGACCCTTCCCATAGCGCTCGGCCGGTTCGACCCGGCATCCAAGCCCACCGGCCTGGTCATCGTCGACGAAGTCCACGGGTTCTGCACGGTCGGCTGCGGCCCGCTGGCCCCCGCCGCCCCCAATGCCCAGGTCGCCCGGATGGTGGCCGAGACCGTCGCGCTGGCGCGCCGGTTCGAGGCGGCGGGATGGCCGACCCTGGCCTTCCTCGACACCCATGTCCCCGGCAAGCCCGAGCCGCCCTATCCGCCCCATTGCGAGATCGGCACCGGCCAGGAGAACTTGGTGGGCGAACTGGAGTGGCTTGCCGATTCTCCCAGTGCCACGCTGATCCGGAAGGACTGCATCAACGGTTTCGTCGGCGCGATCGAGCCGGACGGCCGCAACCGCCTGCTGGACTGGATCACGGGGAACCGGCTGAAGGCGGTGCTGGCGGTCGGCATCTGCACCGACATCTGCGTGATGGATTTCGTGCTGACCCTTCTGTCGGCGCGTAACCACGGCATGGCCGGGGATCTGGAGGACATCGTGGTCTACGAGCCCGGATGCGCCACCTACGACCTGCCCCTCGCCGTCGCCCGAGACTTGGGCCTGCCCGACACTGCGGCCCATCCCCAGGCCGAGACCCACCATATGGGCTTGTACGCCATGGCGTCCCGCGGCGCCGTGCTGGCGGGTGAGCTGGACTAG
- the pgmG gene encoding phosphoglucomutase/phosphomannomutase PgmG, giving the protein MTETHKFHGTVLREYDIRGIVGKTLTAADARAIGRSFGTVVVRGGGDRVCVGYDGRLSSVELEAALVEGLVSTGLHVERIGLGPTPMLYFAVRDREASAGVMITGSHNPPDYNGFKMMMGKAPVYGQAILELGEIAARGDYAVGEGRAEKIDVRDAYVERLLKDYDGARDLTVAWDAGNGAAGEILKRLTARLPGKHVLLFEDIDGNFPNHHPDPTMPENLVDLQQAVARHKCDLGIAFDGDGDRIGAVDAGGRIVWGDQLVAIYASEVLKTHPGGTIIADVKASQTLFDEIERLGGKPLMWKTGHSLLKAKMAETGSPLAGEMSGHIFFADKWYGFDDALYCGIRLVALVAKSDKTLAELRDVLPEVFNTPEVRFQTDEERKFAVVKEVKARLAASGAKVNDIDGVRVNTEDGWWLLRASNTQDVLVARCEAFSPEGLARLKALLVEQLGASGISAPADF; this is encoded by the coding sequence ATGACTGAAACCCACAAGTTCCACGGTACCGTCCTGCGCGAGTACGATATCCGCGGCATCGTCGGCAAGACCCTGACCGCCGCCGACGCCCGGGCGATCGGGCGCAGCTTCGGCACCGTGGTGGTCAGGGGCGGCGGCGATCGGGTCTGCGTCGGCTATGACGGCCGGCTCAGCTCCGTGGAACTGGAGGCGGCCCTGGTCGAAGGGCTGGTCTCGACCGGCCTGCATGTCGAGCGGATCGGCCTGGGGCCGACCCCGATGCTGTATTTCGCGGTCCGCGACCGCGAGGCCTCGGCCGGCGTGATGATCACCGGATCGCACAATCCGCCTGATTACAACGGCTTCAAGATGATGATGGGCAAGGCTCCGGTCTATGGCCAGGCCATCCTGGAGCTGGGCGAGATCGCGGCCAGGGGCGACTATGCCGTGGGCGAGGGCAGGGCGGAGAAGATCGACGTCCGCGACGCCTATGTCGAGCGTCTGCTGAAGGACTATGACGGCGCCCGCGACCTGACCGTCGCCTGGGACGCCGGCAACGGCGCCGCCGGCGAGATCCTGAAGCGGCTGACGGCCAGGCTGCCGGGCAAGCATGTCCTGCTGTTCGAGGACATCGACGGCAACTTCCCGAACCACCACCCGGACCCGACCATGCCGGAGAACCTGGTGGACCTGCAGCAGGCCGTGGCCCGGCACAAGTGCGACCTGGGCATCGCCTTCGACGGCGACGGCGACCGGATCGGCGCGGTCGATGCCGGCGGCCGGATCGTCTGGGGCGACCAGCTCGTCGCGATCTACGCGTCCGAGGTGCTGAAGACCCATCCCGGCGGCACCATCATCGCCGACGTCAAGGCCAGCCAGACCCTGTTCGACGAGATCGAGCGCCTGGGCGGCAAGCCGCTGATGTGGAAGACCGGCCATTCCCTGCTCAAGGCCAAGATGGCCGAGACGGGCTCGCCGCTGGCCGGCGAGATGAGCGGGCATATCTTCTTCGCCGACAAGTGGTACGGCTTCGACGACGCGCTCTATTGCGGCATCCGGCTGGTGGCCCTGGTCGCCAAGTCCGACAAGACGCTGGCCGAGCTTCGGGACGTGCTGCCGGAGGTGTTCAACACGCCGGAAGTCCGCTTCCAGACCGACGAGGAGCGCAAGTTCGCCGTGGTCAAGGAGGTCAAGGCGCGCCTGGCGGCGAGCGGCGCCAAGGTCAACGACATCGACGGCGTCCGGGTCAACACCGAGGACGGCTGGTGGCTGCTGCGCGCGTCCAACACCCAGGACGTGCTGGTCGCCCGCTGCGAGGCGTTCAGCCCCGAGGGGCTGGCGCGCCTGAAGGCCCTGCTGGTCGAGCAACTCGGCGCCAGCGGCATCTCGGCGCCGGCGGACTTCTGA
- a CDS encoding UDP-glucose dehydrogenase family protein: MRIAMIGTGYVGLVSGACFSEFGVNVVCVDKDASKIERLNRGEIPIYEPGLDDLVAKNVKAGRLSFSLDLAGSVADADAVFIAVGTPSRRGDGHADLSYVYAAAEEIARGINDYTVIVTKSTVPVGTGREVARIIRKTRPDVDFGVASNPEFLREGSAIGDFLRPDRVVIGTDSDRARAVMRALYRPLYLIETPIVMTSLETAELIKYAANTFLATKITFINEIADLCEKVGADVHDVAKGIGLDGRIGKKFLHPGPGYGGSCFPKDTLALVRTAQDYGSPLRIVETVVDINTKRKRSMADRIVEACGGEVDGKTIAVLGVTFKPNTDDMRDSPSLDILPALQEKGAVIRAFDPAGRHEAEKLLPGVQWCGDAYETLEGASAVALLTEWNEFRVLDLKRVRELMKTPVMVDLRNVYNPDDMEMAGFAYTCVGRPSRFRINNRELREKVLES, from the coding sequence ATGCGTATCGCAATGATCGGAACCGGCTATGTCGGCTTGGTTTCGGGCGCCTGTTTTTCCGAGTTCGGCGTCAACGTCGTGTGCGTCGACAAGGACGCCAGCAAGATCGAGCGGCTGAACCGCGGCGAAATTCCGATCTATGAACCGGGGCTCGACGATCTGGTCGCGAAGAACGTCAAGGCCGGGCGCCTGTCCTTCAGCCTGGACCTGGCCGGTTCGGTCGCCGATGCCGACGCGGTGTTCATCGCCGTCGGCACGCCGTCCCGCCGGGGCGACGGCCATGCCGACCTCAGCTACGTCTATGCCGCCGCGGAGGAGATCGCCCGCGGCATCAACGATTACACGGTGATCGTGACCAAGTCGACCGTGCCGGTCGGCACCGGACGCGAGGTCGCGCGCATCATCCGCAAGACCCGCCCCGACGTCGATTTCGGAGTGGCGTCCAACCCCGAGTTCCTGCGGGAAGGTTCGGCCATCGGCGATTTCCTGCGCCCGGACCGGGTCGTCATCGGGACCGACAGCGACCGCGCCCGCGCGGTGATGCGCGCCCTGTACCGGCCGCTCTACCTGATCGAGACGCCCATCGTCATGACCAGCCTGGAGACCGCCGAGCTGATCAAGTACGCGGCGAACACCTTCCTGGCGACCAAGATCACCTTCATCAACGAGATCGCCGACCTGTGCGAGAAGGTCGGGGCCGACGTCCACGACGTCGCCAAGGGCATCGGGCTGGACGGCCGGATCGGCAAGAAGTTCCTGCATCCCGGCCCCGGCTACGGCGGGTCGTGTTTCCCGAAGGACACCCTGGCGCTGGTCCGCACCGCCCAGGATTACGGCTCGCCGCTTCGGATCGTCGAGACGGTGGTGGACATCAACACCAAGCGCAAGCGGTCCATGGCCGACCGGATCGTCGAGGCCTGCGGCGGCGAGGTGGACGGCAAGACCATCGCGGTGCTCGGCGTCACCTTCAAGCCGAACACCGACGACATGCGCGACAGCCCGTCGCTGGACATCCTTCCGGCCCTGCAGGAGAAAGGCGCCGTGATCCGGGCCTTCGATCCGGCCGGACGCCACGAGGCGGAGAAACTGCTGCCCGGCGTCCAGTGGTGCGGCGACGCTTACGAGACCCTGGAGGGGGCTTCGGCCGTGGCACTCCTCACGGAGTGGAACGAGTTCCGCGTGCTAGACCTTAAGCGCGTGCGGGAGTTGATGAAAACTCCGGTTATGGTAGACCTCCGCAATGTCTACAATCCGGATGACATGGAGATGGCCGGGTTCGCCTATACCTGCGTCGGGCGCCCCTCGCGTTTCCGGATCAACAATCGCGAACTGCGCGAGAAGGTTCTCGAGTCATGA
- the galU gene encoding UTP--glucose-1-phosphate uridylyltransferase GalU gives MRKAVRKAVFPVAGLGTRFLPATKAIPKEMLPLVDKPLIQHAVEEARAAGIEDIIFVTSQGKSAIEDHFDINGDLNKVLETRGKLDALEAVQSTEIGSGKLFYTRQQQPLGLGHAVWCARKLVGDEPFAVLLPDDVVLAGTPCLKQMVEAYDDVGGNIVAVVDVPREHTNRYGILDVASDDGRLAAVKGLVEKPKPDVAPSTLSIIGRYILQPEVFGHLDRQERGAGNEIQLTDSMARLIGNQPFHGLRFEGTRYDCGDRVGFLEANLAFALQRPDIGQLVREAIAKLM, from the coding sequence ATGCGTAAAGCAGTGCGTAAAGCGGTTTTCCCGGTTGCCGGACTGGGCACCCGGTTCCTGCCCGCGACCAAGGCCATCCCCAAGGAGATGCTGCCCCTGGTCGACAAGCCGCTGATCCAGCACGCCGTCGAGGAAGCTCGCGCCGCCGGCATCGAAGACATCATCTTCGTGACCAGCCAGGGCAAATCGGCGATCGAAGACCATTTCGACATCAATGGCGATCTCAACAAGGTCCTCGAGACCCGCGGCAAGCTCGATGCGCTCGAGGCCGTCCAATCGACGGAGATCGGCTCCGGCAAGCTTTTCTACACCCGCCAGCAGCAGCCGCTCGGCCTGGGCCATGCGGTCTGGTGCGCGCGCAAGCTGGTCGGCGACGAGCCGTTCGCGGTCCTGCTCCCCGACGACGTCGTGCTGGCCGGCACCCCCTGCCTCAAGCAGATGGTCGAGGCCTATGACGACGTCGGCGGCAACATCGTCGCCGTCGTGGACGTGCCGCGCGAGCATACGAACCGCTACGGCATCCTGGACGTGGCGTCCGACGACGGCCGGCTGGCCGCGGTTAAGGGCCTGGTCGAGAAGCCGAAGCCCGATGTGGCGCCGTCCACCCTGTCGATCATCGGCCGCTACATCCTCCAGCCGGAGGTCTTCGGCCACCTGGACCGCCAGGAGCGGGGCGCCGGCAACGAAATCCAGCTCACCGACAGCATGGCGCGCCTGATCGGGAACCAGCCGTTCCACGGCCTCCGGTTCGAGGGCACCCGGTACGATTGCGGCGACCGCGTCGGCTTCCTGGAGGCCAACCTGGCGTTCGCGCTGCAGCGTCCCGACATCGGGCAGCTGGTCCGCGAGGCCATCGCCAAGCTGATGTGA
- a CDS encoding DnaJ domain-containing protein: protein MFPLFLLGIALLVGFYLLAQAFVSADPKSLAKGVKYTMIGVTVVVVFFLAITGRLATAMAVAAFALPMVLRWRALVNRVRAAAGPSGGQSSTIETSFLRMRLDHDSGRMNGEVLRGRFQGRGLDDLGLADLMDLLQECRDGDSQSAAILEAYLDRTREEDWRAGASGAGEHERGSAGSRSTGGAMTRAEAYEVLGLQPGASAGEIKDAHRRLMLKMHPDQGGSTYLAAKINQAKDLLLRS from the coding sequence ATGTTCCCGCTGTTCCTGCTCGGCATAGCACTTCTCGTGGGTTTCTACCTGCTGGCGCAGGCCTTCGTCAGCGCGGACCCGAAGAGCCTCGCGAAGGGCGTGAAGTACACCATGATCGGCGTCACGGTGGTGGTGGTCTTCTTCCTGGCGATCACCGGACGTCTCGCCACCGCGATGGCGGTGGCCGCCTTCGCCCTGCCGATGGTGCTGCGCTGGCGCGCCCTGGTGAATCGCGTGAGGGCCGCGGCCGGTCCCTCCGGGGGGCAGAGCTCCACGATCGAAACCTCGTTCCTGCGGATGCGGCTCGACCATGACAGCGGCCGGATGAACGGCGAGGTGCTGCGCGGCCGGTTCCAGGGCAGGGGGCTGGACGACCTCGGGCTGGCCGACCTGATGGACCTGCTCCAGGAATGCCGCGACGGCGACTCGCAATCCGCGGCGATCCTCGAAGCCTATCTCGACAGGACCCGGGAGGAGGACTGGCGTGCCGGCGCTTCGGGTGCCGGGGAACACGAACGCGGGTCCGCGGGTTCACGGAGCACCGGCGGCGCGATGACGCGCGCGGAAGCCTATGAGGTATTAGGCCTTCAGCCCGGCGCAAGCGCGGGCGAAATAAAGGATGCCCACAGAAGACTTATGCTGAAGATGCACCCCGATCAGGGCGGGTCGACATATCTCGCGGCCAAGATCAATCAGGCCAAAGATCTGCTCTTACGCTCGTAA